The genomic stretch actctgtcacccaggctggagtgcggtggcaccatctcgcatctcggctcactgcaagctccacctcctgggttcaagccattctcctgcctcagcctcccgagtagctgggactacaggcacctgccaccatgcccggctaatttttttttttttttttttgtatttttagtagagatggagtttcaccgtgttagccaggatggtctcaatctcctgacctcatgatccgcccgcctcggcctcccagagtgctgggattacaggcgtgagccaccgcgcccggcctgcttgaAGTCATTTGAAGCAAAGTGTGGTAGTGgtcaggttttctttttaaaacatcccAAAAAGAGTagctggggccaggtgtggtggctcacacctgtaatcccagcactttgggaggccaaggcaggagaatcatcttaggtcaagagttcaagaccagcctggccaacatggtgaaaccctgtctccaccaaaaatacaaaaatcagtcggtgtagtggcacacacctgtaatcctagctacttgggaggctgaggcaggagaatcacttgaacccaggaggcggaggttgcagtgagccgcgatcacatcactgcacttctgcctgggccacagagtgagactgtatcaaaaaaaaaaaaaaaaaaaaaaaaagatatatgccAGGTGCgataggccggatgcggtggcttacacctgttatcccagcactttgggaggcacacgtgggaggatagcttgaggccaggaattcaagaccagcctggccaacataatgagactcccatttctgcaaaaagtgtatttaaattagctgagcgtgttggtgcacacctgtaaccccagctactcaggaggctgagatgggaggatcacttgagcctgggaggttgagggtgcagtgagctgtaatcgcaccactgcactccagcctgggtgtcagagtgagatcttATCTGCAAAAAAGTAGAtgaaggctgggggtggtggcttatgcctataatctcagcactttgggaggctgaggtgggcagatcacctgaggtcaggagttggagaccagcctggccaacatggtgaaaccccatctttactaaaaatacaaaaattagctgggtgtggtggtgggcacctgtaatcccagctactcaggaggctgaggcaggagaaccacttgaacctgggaggcggaggttgcagtgagccgagattgcgccactgcactccagcttgggtgacagagtgagactctgtctcaaaaaaacaagtagATTGATATACCTTTTTCTACAGGTGGGGATAATCATGCTATAGGATTGCAAACCCTTAACTGCAACAACATTTAACTGTTTTGCTGCCAACCTCCCTCTAGATAGGAAACGTCTTACAGATTGTGGAGAGCTGCAGCCAACTCCAGGGTTTCCAGTCTGAGGAGGTGAGTTTCTGGGTCTtcaaggaggggaggggacaggctTGGGTGAAGGCTCATCCTCAAAGCTCTCACTGCCTTGTTCCTGCCGGGCCAGGTCTCACCTGCTGAACCAGCCAGCCCTGGGACGCCCCAGCAGGTGAAGGACAAGACCCTGCAGGAGTTGAGCTTTGAGGACATCATGGCCACCAGGTCCTCCGACTGGCTCCGGCGGCCTTTGGGGGAGGACAATCAGCCGGAGACCCAGCTGTTCTGGGACAAGGAGCCTTGGTTTTGGCACGACACTCTGACCGAGCAACTCTGGCGGATTTTTGCCGGCGTCCACGATGAGAAGGCAAAGCCCAGAGACAGACGTGAGTGTCCCCGAGGGTGAGGGGGAAGGGGCGGCCACAGGCTGCGTCTCAGGGGCTGTGCAGTGAACCCTGCTGTTCTCTctgtccccctcctcctctccgtTGTCATGGTGACAGAGCAGGCACCAGGCCTGGTGAGTAAACAACCTCAGCTCTACCCAGAGGGGTGGGCTTCCGGGCAGGCGGTTGGGCTCCCCCAGGTCAGGGCACTGGGGTTCCTGTGGGATTTGTCTTCCTTCCATCCTGCCCCTCGGGTCCCCCGGGGGGGACTTGGGTGATCCAGGAGGCTATACTGGAGTAGCCCGGGACCCACAGCCCAGGGCTTCCAGGACCCTATACCCTGACTCTGTCTCTGCAACTCTGCCTGGACCCGCAGACGGGACCCCAGGCAGCTGACAAGCCCTGTGCACGCTGCCCAGGAATCCCTGAGGTCTTCTGGTCCTGACAGGCAGGTCAGCAGGTCTGATGAGACTTTTCCATTTTCCAGGGGCAGGAAAGCAAGGCACCAGCATCCTGTGACCCAGGAACAGACCCATGTCCCGAAGATGCCTCCAGTAATCCCAGCGGGCAGGGGCCGACCGATTCCAGGCGGGATGGGGTGGGGGCATCCTGTGCTGAGGAGCCAATGCAAGCCGCTTAGCCCCTCTTGTCTCCCCACTAGCCCCCAGGCCACCTGAGGCCTCCTCCAGTCCCCCTGAGGGTTCCCAAGACAGGAGCACAAGTTGGGGTGTGGTCCAGGTGAGACCCAGGCCCGAGCTGGTAGCCCAGCGTGAAGGCTGCCCAGGGTGGGGTAGAGGAGGTGGGCACAGATGTGTGGGGAGGCTGGGGGCAGCTGTGATCTCCCCCGCCTGCAGGAGACTCCTGGAAGAGCCTCTCGGTTTCTACAGTCCATGTAAGTGTCTGCACTGTTTGCTTTTGGGCGGGGTGAGGGGCAGCGGGAATTCCTTCATGTCTATACCTCTGTTCccgacacatagaggggaacagaGGTGTAAGACTTTCTTCCCCTTTTCCCATCACTACTCTGCCATCCTCTCCAACAGCCACTGCAGAGGCTGGGTAGAAAAGTGCAgtgttaggccgggcgcagtggctcacgcctgtaatcccagcactttgggaggccgaggcgggcagatcacgaggtcaggagattgagaacatcctggctaacacggtgaaaccctgtctctactaaaaatacaaaaaaaattagccaggcgtggtggtgggtgcctttagtcccagctactcgggaggctgaggcaggagaatggcgtgaacccgggaggtggaggttgcagtgagttgagatcgcgccactgcactccagcctgggtgacagcaagactccgtctcaaaaaaaaaaagtgcagtgtTAGGCTCACAGGATCGCTGCCCCAACACTGGGCTCAAGGCATTTGGGGAAGACATTTTCATGGAAGGGGATGGGGTGTAGCTGTGTTAGAACTGGATGCAGATTGTCCCAACCTTGTGGAGTGATGCTGGGAGAACCCAGGTGGGGCAAAGAaggcttttctggggaaggggcataATAGCTAGGACCataaaggatgaataggagttctTCCTCCTGGGGCAAAGCAGTCTAGGAAGAAGGCAGAAGTATGTGGAGGGCTGTGGCAAAGGGACAATACTTGAAGGAATGTGAGTAGGACATTGAGAGGAGTCTAGAGGGTAAAACAAGGCCTGAGAGAGGGAccccaaaatctgaaaaagaagcCCCTCTAGGCCTTGATGTGTGGCTCCCACTGGGCAAAGGGGCTCACAAGCAGGTCAGTTACCCCAAGGCCTCCCCTCCCAAGATCCTGGGACCCTGAGGACTTTGAAGATGCATGGAAGAGGCCAGATGCCTTGCCCGGGCAGTCAAAGAGACTCGCCGTCCCGTGCAAACTGGAAAAGATGCGGATCTTGGCACACGGGGAGCTCGTGCTCGCCACGGCCATCAGCAGCTTCACGCGGCACGTGTTCACCTGTGGCAGAAGAGGCATCAAGGTGTGGAGCCTGACTGGACAGGTGGCTGAGGACAGGTTCCCTGAGAGCCACCTGCCTATACAGGTGAGGACGGCCTTGGTTTCCAGGGATGCAGGGTTTCTGGGAACAGGGGGTTTGAGGTTTGAGTCTGGGAGAGCCCAGATCGTGGAGAGAGGGCTTCCAGGGAAAAGGGGCATAATAGCTAGGAACctaaaggatgaataggagttcgCTCTCATGAGGCAAAGCAGTCCAGGCAGAATGCCACGGGGGGCAACAGCTCACAGTGACTCTGCCCATCCCAGACCCCTGGGGCCTTCCTGCGCACCTGCCTGCTGTCCTCAAACAGCAGGAGCCTGCTCAGCGGTGGCTACAACCTGGCCAGCGTGAGTGTGTGGGACCTGGCGGCGCCCTCCCTGCATGTGAAGGAGCAGTTGCCCTGTGCAGGTCTCAACTGCCAGGCCCTGGACGCCAACCTGGATGCCAACCTGGCCTTCGCCAGCTTCACCAATGGTGTGGTCAGGATCTGGGACCTGCGGGATCAGAGTGTGGTCAGGTGCGTTTGGGGGGTGGGAAGGGGAAGCATCCTGTGCCAGCCTCCTGTGGCCACCTCTGCCCACCTTACTGCTACCACCTCTGCCCGCCTTCCTGCCACCTCCTGAACCTGGGATATAGCACTCTCCCAGCCAAAACCCCTTGCCCCCTTGAACTTGGATTTGAGAAAGTTAGAGGTGCGGACTTGAATCTTGACTGGACTGCGTTCCTTGCAGCCCAGGGCATTTTACTTTttgtctgcctcagtttccccacctggacACAGGATGTGACAGCCCCAAACTCAAAGGCTTGTTAGAGGGCAAATttgttgtaaaaatataaaacagcaggccaggcctggtgcctCAAAcatgtaaacccagcactttgggaggtcaagacgggacaaatgcttgagcccaggaattcgagattaACCTGGGTGATGAATAAAAcgaatttattctatttttattaaatagaataaattttatttaataaaaattaaatagaatttttatatattctatttaaaaatatgtatatataaattggccgggcgcagtggctcacgcctgtactcccagcagttagggaggccgaggcaggcagatccacgaggtcaggagatcaagaccattctagctgacacggtgaaaccctgtctctaataaaactacaaaaaaattagccaggcgtggtggtgggtacctgtagtcccagctactcaggaggctgaggcaggagaatcccttgaacccaggaggtggagcttgcggtgagccgagatctgtgCCACTGCgttcccagcctgggcgacagagcaagactccgtctcaaaaaagaaaaaaa from Pan paniscus chromosome 20, NHGRI_mPanPan1-v2.0_pri, whole genome shotgun sequence encodes the following:
- the TLE6 gene encoding transducin-like enhancer protein 6, which produces MATRSSDWLRRPLGEDNQPETQLFWDKEPWFWHDTLTEQLWRIFAGVHDEKAKPRDRQQAPGLGQESKAPASCDPGTDPCPEDASTPRPPEASSSPPEGSQDRSTSWGVVQETPGRASRFLQSISWDPEDFEDAWKRPDALPGQSKRLAVPCKLEKMRILAHGELVLATAISSFTRHVFTCGRRGIKVWSLTGQVAEDRFPESHLPIQTPGAFLRTCLLSSNSRSLLSGGYNLASVSVWDLAAPSLHVKEQLPCAGLNCQALDANLDANLAFASFTNGVVRIWDLRDQSVVRDLKGYPDGVKSIVVKGYNIWTGGPDACLRCWDQRTIMKPLEYQFKSQIMSLSHSPQEDWVLLGMANGQQWLQSTSGSQRHMVGQKDSVILSVKFSPFGQWWASVGMDDFLGVYSMPAGTKVFEVPETSPVTCCDVSSNNRLVVTGSGDHASVYQITY